The Desulfobotulus mexicanus genome includes the window TTCATCTCACCCATGGCGTGATTTATACCTGCAATGTCCTTTGTGACCTCTCCCACCACGGTGGCGTTCTGGCTGGCATTTTCATGGACCAGCTCAATTCCTTGAGATACCTGAGCCACATTACCCGCAATCTCACTGGCTGCGGTGGACTGCTCTTCCACGGCTGCGGCAATATTGCCCACAACCTCACTGACATCATTGATTACCGTTGTTATTTCACCCACCTCCTGAATGGTGGTGGCTGTGGTGCCCTGAATATCTTCAATCTTTTCGCGGATATCCTGAGATGCCGCAGCGGTCTGCCTTGCCAGTTCCTTGATTTCATTGGCTACAACGGCAAAACCCTTGCCTGCTTCTCCGGCTCTGGCGGCCTCTATGGTGGCGTTCAAGGCCAGCAGATTCACCTGTTCTGAAATATCTGTGATGGTTTCGATAACTTTTCCGATGGCATCGGCGGCCTCTTTCAGGCTGCCCATATGCTTGGACATGCGGGAAGCTTTGCCTGCGGCATCATCGGAGACACGCCTTGCCTTGCCTGCGTTTTGGGCAATTTCGCTTATGGTGGAAGACATCTCTTCCGATGCCGTAGCCAGCAGGTTGGTGTTGCTGGAGGACTGTTCCAGGGCCGCTGCGGACTGATCCATGTTGGTGGAGATTTCTTCGGAGGCCGCTGCCACGGTTTCAGCACGGCCGGATACATCCTGAACGCCCTGCTGCATGTTGTCGGCAATGGTGGAAAGCTGGGTGGAGGAGGATGCCAGTGTATTAACCCCTTGTCCTATGTCACGGATAATACCTTGAAGTTTTTCCACAAAGACATTGAACCACCGGGCCAGCTCTCCCACCTCATCTTCTGTACTGATCTTAAGGCGCATGGTGAGATCTCCCTCACCTTGGGCAATATCCTTTAATCCGGCTACAGCCGAATTGATGGGGTTGACAATGGAGCGTACAAGGAGGGTTACAATAAAGCCCACAATAATAAGGGAAAGGATAATTACCAGTACCACGGCGTTTCTCACATCTCTGGAGCTTTCCAGAAATTCAGCATGGTCCTGGGTGACGGACAT containing:
- a CDS encoding methyl-accepting chemotaxis protein, which produces MAVNVRSIGFRLLSVSLLSVLIPLLAVGFIAMSRSTTALTVIASDNTHGIAQDLANLMDNLLIAEVRLADTFAKEENIRKLLVEAHTKGSAAVRPQALHVFENLKVQFPALGSNYQGIFVADAKGELLTGVMPNGNEYVGFNIANNDEFKRAMSTKKTVIGNVLRSQATGGLVLPINSPILSGRGEFLGVFATVINANYLTEMVSSRKLGNTGYGYMLNEKGLVLAHPNEALILKTDINQIPGMEHIARTMLRGNSGSDEYVFQGVRKMAGFAPVPSTGWLMSVTQDHAEFLESSRDVRNAVVLVIILSLIIVGFIVTLLVRSIVNPINSAVAGLKDIAQGEGDLTMRLKISTEDEVGELARWFNVFVEKLQGIIRDIGQGVNTLASSSTQLSTIADNMQQGVQDVSGRAETVAAASEEISTNMDQSAAALEQSSSNTNLLATASEEMSSTISEIAQNAGKARRVSDDAAGKASRMSKHMGSLKEAADAIGKVIETITDISEQVNLLALNATIEAARAGEAGKGFAVVANEIKELARQTAAASQDIREKIEDIQGTTATTIQEVGEITTVINDVSEVVGNIAAAVEEQSTAASEIAGNVAQVSQGIELVHENASQNATVVGEVTKDIAGINHAMGEMKENGSQVNDSARELSRLSESLKKMVGQFKI